In one Sporomusa sphaeroides DSM 2875 genomic region, the following are encoded:
- a CDS encoding EFR1 family ferrodoxin (N-terminal region resembles flavodoxins. C-terminal ferrodoxin region binds two 4Fe-4S clusters.) has product MSGTGNSYKVAKWFSESMEGIHTGLHQIREQQATVTVGDNDLLVFSYPTHGFTAPWLMIKYIFRLPAGNGVHAVLLPTRAGTRILGLSLPGMEGTAGYLIAVLLWLRGYKVRGVAAIDMPSNWTALHWGLSDKNVKVIVDRGEQKVKRLAQTIALGRSFYNGFIPLVLGVLLAGVSFGYLIIGQMLLAKLFFASDKCNGCSLCKQICPKQSIQMLGNKPYWTYSCDSCMACMNFCPQQAIQVSPFTLFLYNYIGTIPVYFWISGNLGWSFIGQLPGSIWFLIQYVYILSSVALMYRLLHHVLRIKPLAALLSALSHTKYFRRYKSPGVSLGNIHRTD; this is encoded by the coding sequence ATGTCTGGAACAGGAAACTCCTATAAGGTTGCCAAATGGTTTTCCGAATCAATGGAGGGGATACACACCGGGCTTCATCAGATAAGAGAACAACAGGCAACGGTTACTGTCGGAGATAATGATTTATTGGTATTCAGCTATCCTACACATGGTTTTACCGCTCCCTGGTTAATGATAAAATATATATTCCGGCTGCCAGCGGGTAATGGTGTCCATGCTGTACTGCTGCCAACGCGGGCGGGTACAAGGATACTAGGATTGTCATTACCTGGAATGGAGGGAACGGCAGGATATCTTATCGCTGTGCTATTGTGGCTTCGGGGATACAAAGTAAGAGGAGTTGCCGCTATCGACATGCCCTCTAACTGGACAGCCCTGCATTGGGGATTAAGTGATAAAAATGTTAAGGTTATCGTCGATAGAGGAGAGCAAAAAGTAAAAAGGCTTGCTCAGACAATTGCATTAGGGCGCTCTTTTTATAATGGCTTTATTCCTTTGGTACTCGGCGTTTTACTGGCCGGTGTTTCTTTCGGCTATTTAATAATTGGTCAGATGCTGTTAGCTAAATTGTTCTTTGCCTCTGACAAGTGCAATGGCTGCAGTTTGTGTAAACAGATTTGTCCCAAGCAATCGATACAGATGCTTGGGAATAAGCCCTATTGGACTTACTCCTGTGACAGCTGCATGGCCTGTATGAATTTCTGCCCCCAACAGGCGATTCAGGTTAGTCCTTTTACCTTGTTTCTCTATAATTATATTGGAACAATTCCTGTTTATTTCTGGATTTCCGGTAACCTTGGCTGGAGTTTCATCGGCCAGCTGCCAGGGAGCATTTGGTTCTTGATACAATATGTATATATCCTGAGCAGTGTGGCACTGATGTACCGGCTATTGCATCATGTTTTACGGATAAAACCACTGGCGGCGTTATTGTCGGCACTGTCTCATACCAAATATTTTAGGCGCTATAAGTCGCCCGGAGTCTCTCTCGGCAATATTCATAGAACAGATTAA
- the hsdR gene encoding type I restriction-modification system endonuclease yields the protein MKSNFSFLEERWSLLASIGLMAEKYIYTDSSSCLIKLGLFAETIVRLIFTLDNLAEPQMDNTHANRIKILKNEGLLPKDIDNILYALRVARNKAAHDGYESIEQASILTGFAYKLGVWFMQTYGDWNYEPAGFAMPEDTSKNIDFNTVIKQQEEKIQKLTETISKTTANELAVSLADRRKRSHSTAEKINLSEKETRYLIDEQLRKVGWEADTLTIRYSQGTRPQKGRNLAIAEWPTDSTVGGNGYVDYALFVGTQLVGVVEAKRHFADIPAVIDYQCKDYAKNIKAEHADYLLGRWGEYKAPFLFATNGRKYLKQLETKSGIWFLDARKSTNIAKALQGWVSPQGVMELFAQDIDKANQDLQHTSYDLLTDKDGLNLRDYQIRAIKAAEQAVLDGKQTVLLSMATGTGKTRTILGMIYRLIKADRFKRVLFLVDRSALGEQAQDVFKEVKLEDLMTLDEIYNIKGLDDKEIDRETKIHVATVQSLVKRILYNDGETMPAVSDYDLIIVDEAHRGYILDKEMGEDELLYRNQEDYISKYRTVIDYFDAVKIALTATPALHTTEIFGKPVFNYSYREAVIEGYLVDHDAPHNLKTKLSIDGICYKKGDIVAIYDPVTGEITNNDELEDELKFDIESFNRKVITEPFNRTVLQEIAKYINPDGQGKTLIYAVDDAHADLVVKLLKEIYEDYGVDNDAIMKITGSVGGGNKKKVLEAIKKYKNEKYPNLVVTVDLLTTGIDIPEIATLVFMRRVKSRILFEQMLGRATRLCPDIGKTHFEIFDPVGVYESLEPVNTMKPVVANAAASFEDLINGLATLPAEAQKKNQIDLIIAKLQRAKRKVSGNILEHFIDLADGKNPDQFIATLQSLPVNKAAAYIENNKRLFELLNEGSYNPARPVVVSFKEDELVYHTRGYGNAQKPEDYLEEFKRFIVDNKDKIAALTIVCTRPKELTRDTLKSLRLELDRNQFTEVQLNSAWREVSNEDIAADIITFIRQQALGSPLISHEQRIKNAVTKLKKNHNFSKMELDWLGRIENHLLHESILEPETFETGAFKSKGGYKVINKIFGNKLEQIIAELNDYLYEDWSA from the coding sequence TTGAAATCTAATTTTTCATTTCTAGAAGAGCGATGGTCCTTACTAGCTTCTATTGGCTTGATGGCGGAAAAGTATATCTACACAGACTCCAGTTCTTGCCTGATCAAATTAGGCTTATTTGCCGAGACCATAGTCCGGCTAATTTTCACCCTGGATAACTTAGCTGAACCCCAGATGGATAATACCCATGCCAATCGAATTAAGATACTCAAAAATGAAGGTCTCTTGCCCAAAGATATTGACAATATTCTCTATGCTCTTAGAGTGGCTCGTAATAAAGCCGCCCATGATGGCTATGAGTCAATAGAACAAGCCTCCATATTAACCGGGTTTGCCTATAAACTTGGTGTCTGGTTTATGCAGACCTATGGGGATTGGAATTATGAGCCTGCTGGTTTTGCTATGCCTGAAGATACAAGTAAAAATATTGATTTTAACACAGTAATAAAACAGCAAGAAGAAAAAATTCAAAAACTTACTGAAACTATCAGCAAGACTACTGCTAATGAACTGGCAGTTTCTCTTGCCGATCGGAGAAAAAGAAGCCATTCGACAGCCGAGAAGATCAATCTGTCGGAAAAAGAAACCCGCTATCTCATTGATGAGCAGCTAAGAAAAGTCGGCTGGGAGGCTGACACCCTCACTATCCGGTATTCGCAAGGAACAAGGCCGCAGAAGGGGAGAAATTTAGCCATCGCAGAATGGCCGACTGACTCAACTGTTGGCGGCAACGGCTATGTGGATTATGCCTTATTTGTTGGCACACAACTAGTAGGGGTCGTAGAGGCCAAGCGGCATTTTGCCGACATTCCTGCCGTCATTGATTATCAATGCAAAGATTATGCGAAAAACATTAAAGCCGAACACGCAGACTATCTGCTTGGCCGGTGGGGAGAATATAAAGCTCCCTTCCTTTTTGCCACCAATGGCCGAAAATATTTAAAACAACTGGAAACCAAGTCTGGCATTTGGTTTTTAGATGCCCGGAAATCGACCAATATAGCCAAAGCATTGCAAGGCTGGGTCAGTCCCCAAGGCGTAATGGAGTTATTTGCCCAGGATATTGATAAAGCCAATCAGGATTTGCAACACACGAGTTATGACCTATTAACCGATAAAGACGGTCTTAATTTGAGGGACTATCAGATTAGGGCCATTAAAGCCGCTGAGCAGGCCGTGCTGGATGGCAAGCAGACGGTGCTGCTGTCCATGGCTACAGGTACAGGCAAGACACGAACTATTTTAGGGATGATTTACCGGCTTATTAAAGCCGACCGCTTTAAACGAGTATTGTTTTTGGTCGACCGGTCGGCCTTGGGAGAACAGGCCCAGGACGTATTTAAAGAAGTAAAGCTCGAAGATTTAATGACCCTTGATGAAATCTATAACATTAAAGGACTTGACGATAAAGAGATTGACAGAGAAACCAAGATTCATGTTGCCACCGTTCAAAGCCTTGTAAAGCGGATTCTCTATAATGATGGTGAAACAATGCCGGCCGTTTCGGATTATGACCTTATTATTGTTGATGAGGCGCATCGGGGCTATATTCTGGATAAAGAAATGGGTGAAGATGAGCTTCTCTACAGAAATCAAGAGGACTATATCAGCAAATACAGAACAGTGATCGACTACTTTGATGCCGTTAAAATTGCGCTTACGGCAACGCCTGCGCTGCATACCACCGAAATCTTCGGCAAGCCGGTATTCAACTACTCCTATCGGGAAGCCGTCATTGAGGGCTACTTGGTTGACCATGATGCCCCGCATAACCTGAAAACCAAGCTGTCTATTGATGGCATCTGCTATAAAAAAGGGGACATTGTTGCCATCTATGACCCCGTTACCGGCGAGATTACCAATAACGACGAACTGGAAGACGAACTCAAGTTTGACATTGAGAGTTTTAATAGAAAAGTCATAACCGAGCCGTTTAACCGGACTGTACTGCAAGAAATCGCAAAATATATCAATCCGGACGGCCAGGGCAAAACACTTATCTATGCTGTCGATGATGCGCATGCCGACCTTGTTGTCAAGCTGCTGAAAGAGATCTATGAGGATTATGGCGTAGATAATGACGCTATAATGAAAATCACCGGTTCAGTCGGCGGCGGCAACAAAAAGAAAGTGTTAGAAGCCATCAAAAAATACAAAAATGAAAAATATCCCAACCTGGTGGTTACGGTTGACCTCTTAACAACCGGTATAGACATTCCCGAAATTGCCACCCTTGTCTTTATGCGCCGGGTGAAATCGCGGATTCTGTTTGAGCAAATGCTGGGACGGGCAACCCGCCTTTGCCCGGATATCGGCAAAACCCATTTTGAGATATTTGACCCTGTGGGTGTTTATGAGTCTTTAGAACCAGTGAACACAATGAAACCGGTCGTAGCCAATGCAGCAGCCTCTTTTGAAGATCTGATCAATGGGTTGGCAACACTACCGGCAGAAGCACAAAAGAAAAACCAGATTGATCTTATTATTGCCAAGCTGCAACGGGCTAAAAGAAAAGTAAGCGGCAATATACTGGAACACTTTATTGATCTGGCTGACGGTAAAAATCCGGACCAGTTTATTGCCACATTGCAGTCGCTGCCGGTAAATAAAGCCGCAGCGTATATCGAAAACAATAAACGACTGTTTGAATTACTCAATGAAGGCAGCTATAATCCGGCAAGACCGGTCGTCGTTTCTTTCAAGGAAGACGAACTGGTCTATCATACCCGCGGCTACGGCAATGCCCAAAAGCCGGAAGACTATTTGGAGGAATTCAAACGCTTCATTGTCGATAATAAGGACAAGATTGCCGCCCTTACCATTGTCTGCACAAGACCCAAGGAGCTTACCCGTGATACGTTAAAAAGCTTACGACTTGAGCTTGACCGCAACCAGTTTACTGAGGTACAGTTAAACTCGGCCTGGCGAGAGGTCAGCAATGAGGATATAGCCGCAGACATTATTACCTTTATCCGTCAGCAGGCTCTTGGCTCGCCGCTTATCAGCCATGAACAACGGATAAAGAACGCCGTTACTAAGCTCAAGAAAAACCACAACTTTAGTAAAATGGAGTTAGACTGGCTGGGCAGAATTGAAAACCACCTTTTGCACGAAAGCATTTTGGAGCCGGAAACCTTTGAAACCGGCGCTTTCAAATCTAAGGGGGGCTATAAGGTTATTAATAAAATATTTGGCAACAAGCTAGAGCAAATCATCGCAGAACTCAATGACTATCTATATGAAGATTGGAGCGCCTAA
- a CDS encoding helix-turn-helix domain-containing protein, with product MDCDKIGKLLYDLRKEKNMTQKQLADLMNISDKTISKWERGLGCPDVSLLPELSQILGVNIEDILAGKLDLNEAMGGNMKNLKFFVCPQCNNLLTATGDANISCCGKKLEALSAAKANESHVLTIEPVEDELYVSAAHEMKKEHYISFVAYVTGDRAVIVKQYPEWNMQFRFHKSGHGKLYFHCSNHGLFYQLI from the coding sequence ATGGATTGCGATAAAATCGGCAAGTTACTCTATGACCTGCGAAAAGAAAAAAATATGACCCAAAAACAATTGGCTGACTTAATGAACATCAGTGATAAAACAATCAGCAAATGGGAGCGTGGTCTTGGCTGTCCGGACGTTTCGCTGCTCCCGGAGCTGTCGCAAATACTGGGAGTCAATATTGAGGATATTCTGGCAGGCAAGCTTGATTTAAATGAAGCTATGGGAGGAAATATGAAAAACCTCAAATTTTTTGTCTGCCCGCAATGCAATAATCTCCTGACAGCAACAGGGGATGCCAATATCTCCTGCTGTGGCAAGAAATTAGAAGCCTTGTCTGCAGCAAAGGCAAATGAGAGTCATGTATTAACAATAGAACCGGTGGAAGATGAACTGTATGTTTCGGCTGCCCACGAAATGAAAAAAGAGCATTATATATCTTTTGTCGCTTATGTCACAGGCGATAGAGCTGTTATTGTAAAACAGTACCCTGAGTGGAATATGCAATTCCGGTTCCATAAGTCAGGACATGGCAAGCTCTACTTTCATTGTTCAAATCATGGGCTGTTTTATCAATTGATTTAA
- a CDS encoding restriction endonuclease, translated as MTMPTYKDIMLPFLQRLADGNVHSLKELHQVLADQMQLDEEERTRQLPSGLQSIFYNRLGWARTYLKKALLIEAIASGQFRITERGRTLLLQKPPRIDMCILSQFPEFREFKQQVRPKDDQSIPDDNNDKTPREMLHNYYQELRNALADELLQQIADQSPKFFEHLVLDLLLKMGYGGSREDAAQVVGKSGDEGIDGIIKEDRLGLDVIYVQAKRWKNSVRSPDIQGFIGALQLKGAHKGIFITTSAFTATARDVATRIGNRIVLIDGTQLAQLMIDYGVGVTTETIYEIKRIDSDYFVEG; from the coding sequence ATGACTATGCCAACCTATAAAGACATTATGCTGCCTTTTTTGCAGCGGTTAGCTGATGGTAACGTGCATTCGCTAAAAGAGCTTCATCAGGTATTAGCAGACCAAATGCAACTGGATGAAGAGGAACGTACCCGCCAATTGCCGTCTGGTTTACAGTCTATCTTTTATAATCGCCTTGGTTGGGCCCGAACATATTTAAAAAAAGCACTGCTTATTGAAGCGATAGCATCCGGACAATTCCGTATTACCGAACGGGGGCGGACCCTGCTACTACAAAAACCTCCCCGCATTGATATGTGCATATTGAGCCAATTTCCTGAGTTTAGGGAATTTAAACAGCAAGTCCGGCCCAAGGATGACCAGTCTATACCGGATGATAATAATGACAAAACGCCACGGGAAATGCTTCATAACTATTATCAGGAATTGAGAAATGCGTTAGCTGATGAACTATTACAGCAAATCGCCGACCAGTCACCAAAATTCTTTGAACACTTAGTCCTGGATTTGCTACTGAAGATGGGGTACGGCGGTTCACGGGAAGATGCCGCGCAGGTAGTTGGCAAGTCCGGTGATGAAGGGATCGATGGGATAATAAAAGAAGACCGCTTAGGCCTGGATGTCATTTATGTGCAGGCTAAACGGTGGAAGAATTCTGTTAGGAGTCCTGATATTCAAGGATTTATTGGGGCCTTGCAACTGAAGGGTGCTCATAAAGGAATCTTTATTACTACTTCCGCTTTTACCGCAACAGCCCGCGATGTAGCCACCAGAATAGGTAACCGGATCGTATTAATTGACGGAACTCAATTAGCACAGTTGATGATTGATTATGGTGTTGGCGTGACTACCGAGACTATATATGAGATTAAACGGATTGATTCTGATTATTTTGTAGAAGGGTAG